Proteins co-encoded in one Cydia splendana chromosome 11, ilCydSple1.2, whole genome shotgun sequence genomic window:
- the LOC134794913 gene encoding acidic mammalian chitinase-like, whose protein sequence is MTRVLFLCALLCFGGSSAWPSLGKSAENESDGVIFCYYGEWANTRPGAGRFGVSDLPTDLCTHIVYSFLTLDGPTGNLIYPLESTHEEKSNSVADLIALKQSNANLKILAAIGGWVEGSDNFSPLVNDDALRATFIRNLYEYIDTNGFDGLDLDWEYPSQRGGLESDKEKFVLLVKELKEAFTPKGYLLTSAVDVTQSHIDLSYDVPELNNYLDFINLMTYDYHGTWDAGTGVNAPLFPQETDDPNLNLNVNHSVHVWINNGASPSKLVLGLGAYGRSFTLTSLDNTGIGAPFDGPGANGPYSEEAGYFGYNELCEDQQNNPSAWNITEVEGNYVYANKDLFWVGYDSPNTIYAKAQYAKEMGLGGIMYWAVDLDDFSGICGDKYPLIRQGIEGFRSSASIISVAKLLLIVSLFNCIVRLRFL, encoded by the exons ATGACGCGTGTACTCTTTTTGTGTGCGCTGCTGTGTTTTGGCGGCAGCTCGGCTTGGCCTAGCTTGGGAAAATCCGCAGAAAATG AATCAGACGGTGTGATCTTCTGTTACTACGGAGAATGGGCCAATACGAGGCCCGGAGCTGGCCGCTTCGGCGTCAGCGACTTACCCACGGATCTCTGCACACACATCGTCTACTCTTTCCTGACGCTAGACGGGCCTACAGGGAATCTGATTTACCCTCTTGAATCAACGCATGAAGAGAAAAGTA ATTCCGTAGCGGATCTTATAGCCTTGAAACAGTCCAATGCCAATTTAAAAATCTTGGCTGCTATTGGCGGTTGGGTAGAAGGTTCGGATAACTTTTCACCG TTGGTCAACGACGACGCTCTCAGGGCAACCTTCATCAGAAACTTGTACGAATACATCGACACCAATGGCTTCGACGGCTTGGATTTGGACTGGGAGTACCCTTCGCAACGAGGAGGCCTAGAGTCCGACAAG GAAAAGTTCGTTTTGTTGGTAAAGGAGTTGAAGGAAGCGTTCACGCCTAAAGGATACCTACTGACCTCCGCCGTGGACGTCACACAGTCCCACATTGACTTGTCTTATGACGTCCCAGAACTCAATAA CTACTTGGACTTCATAAACCTGATGACGTATGATTATCACGGCACCTGGGACGCAGGGACAGGTGTGAACGCGCCACTTTTTCCCCAGGAAACTGATGACCCCAACCTCAACTTGAATGTG AACCACTCTGTCCACGTATGGATCAATAACGGCGCGTCCCCATCCAAGCTGGTCCTAGGTCTGGGAGCATACGGAAGGTCCTTCACCCTGACGAGTTTGGACAACACCGGGATTGGGGCGCCTTTCGACGGGCCGGGAGCAAACGGCCCTTATTCTGAAGAAGCCGGCTATTTTGGTTACAATGAG CTCTGCGAAGACCAGCAGAACAATCCTTCTGCATGGAACATCACCGAGGTAGAGGGAAACTACGTGTATGCCAATAAGGACCTCTTCTGGGTCGGCTATGACAGCCCCAACACTATCTATGCTAAG gcaCAATACGCCAAGGAAATGGGTCTAGGTGGCATAATGTACTGGGCCGTGGATCTAGACGACTTTAGCGGGATCTGCGGGGACAAGTACCCACTCATCAGACAGGGCATCGAGGGATTCAGATCATCTGCTTCTATTATCAGTGTCGCAAAGTTATTATTAATAGTATCACTGTTTAATTGTATTGTTAGACTTAGGTTTTTGTAA
- the LOC134795149 gene encoding chitinase-3-like protein 1 encodes MKCSLFFGTLLFFGLAWPGLGAAPRSESVGVIFCYYGEWSNERPGAGRFGVSDLPTDLCTHIVYSFLLLDGPTGNLTYPLESTFEGKTNAVADLIALKQSNADLKILAAIGGWVESSDNFSPVVNDDALRANFVKNLYEYIDTNGFDGLDLDWEYPSQRGGLESDKEKFVLLVKELKEAFTPKGYLLTSAVAVTQAHIDLSYDVVALNEYLDFINLMTYDFHGTWDPETGANAPLFPQETDGPDVNLNGNHSVHVWIENGASPSKLLLGLASYGKTFNLTDLDNTGTGAPFDGPGEGGPYTEEPGVLAYYEICEDQKNNPSAWNITEVEGNYVYANKDHLWVSYDNPNTIYAKARYAKQMGLAGIMYWAVDLDDFNGLCGDTFPLITAGIEGFKSSASIASAAILLLIVSLFNSVIVLI; translated from the exons ATGAAGTGTTCACTTTTTTTCGGTACATTGCTATTTTTTGGCTTGGCTTGGCCTGGCTTGGGAGCAGCGCCCAGAAGTG AATCAGTTGGCGTGATATTCTGCTACTACGGCGAATGGTCCAACGAGAGGCCTGGAGCCGGCCGCTTCGGTGTCAGCGACCTGCCCACGGACCTCTGCACACACATTGTCTACTCGTTCCTTTTACTTGACGGGCCTACAGGGAACCTGACTTACCCTCTTGAATCTACGTTTGAAGGAAAAACTA ATGCTGTGGCCGATCTTATAGCCTTGAAACAGTCCAATGCCGATTTAAAAATATTGGCTGCTATTGGCGGTTGGGTAGAGAGTTCGGATAACTTTTCACCG GTGGTCAACGACGACGCTCTCAGGGCaaattttgtcaaaaacttGTACGAGTATATCGACACCAATGGCTTCGATGGCTTGGATTTGGACTGGGAGTACCCTTCGCAACGAGGAGGCCTAGAGTCTGACAAG GAGAAGTTCGTTTTGTTGGTAAAGGAGTTAAAGGAAGCGTTCACGCCTAAAGGATATCTACTGACCTCCGCCGTAGCCGTCACCCAGGCACACATCGACCTTTCCTATGACGTCGTAGCACTCAATGA ATACCTGGACTTCATAAACCTGATGACATACGATTTTCACGGCACCTGGGATCCGGAGACAGGCGCGAACGCGCCTCTGTTCCCGCAGGAAACAGATGGCCCTGATGTCAATTTGAATGGT AACCACTCTGTCCATGTATGGATCGAAAACGGCGCGTCTCCATCCAAGCTGCTGCTTGGTCTGGCATCCTACGGGAAAACCTTCAACTTGACCGACCTGGACAACACCGGCACCGGGGCGCCCTTCGACGGGCCAGGAGAAGGCGGCCCTTATACCGAGGAACCTGGCGTTTTGGCTTACTATGAg atCTGCGAAGACCAGAAGAACAATCCATCTGCATGGAACATCACTGAGGTAGAGGGCAACTACGTGTATGCGAACAAGGATCACTTGTGGGTCAGCTACGATAATCCCAATACTATCTATGCTAAG GCACGATACGCCAAGCAAATGGGTCTAGCCGGCATTATGTACTGGGCCGTGGATTTGGACGACTTCAACGGCCTCTGCGGGGACACGTTCCCGCTGATCACTGCGGGCATCGAGGGATTCAAATCATCTGCTTCTATTGCCAGTgctgcaattttattattaatagtcTCTCTATTTAATAgtgttattgttttaatttag